One Chaetodon trifascialis isolate fChaTrf1 chromosome 21, fChaTrf1.hap1, whole genome shotgun sequence genomic window carries:
- the mlst8 gene encoding target of rapamycin complex subunit lst8 codes for MNVNQGTVGSDPVILATAGYDHTVRFWQAHSGICTRTVQHQDSQVNSLEVTPDRSMIAAAGYQHIRMYDLNSNNPNPVINYDGVSKNITSVGFHEDGRWMYTGGEDCMARIWDLRSRNLQCQRIFQVNAPINCVCLHPNQAELIVGDQSGVIHIWDLKTDHNEQLIPEPEVSVNSVHIDPDASYMAAVNSSGNCYVWNLAGGIGDEVTQLIPKTKIPAHKRYSLRCKFSPDSTLLATCSADQTCKIWRTSNFSLMTELSIKSNNPGETSRGWMWDCAFSGDSQYIVTASSDNLARLWCVETGEIKREYSGHQKAVVCLAFNDSVLG; via the exons ATGAATGTGAACCAGGGGACGGTGGGCAGCGACCCGGTCATTCTGGCCACGGCTGGATACGACCACACCGTCCGCTTCTGGCAAGCCCACAGCGGGATCTGCACCAGGACGGTCCAGCACCAGGACTCT CAAGTAAATTCACTGGAGGTCACACCTGACAGGAGTATGATCGCAGCTGCAG GTTATCAGCACATCCGCATGTACGACCTGAACTCTAACAACCCCAACCCTGTGATTAACTACGATGGCGTTAGCAAGAACATCACATCTGTGGGCTTCCATGAAGATGGACGCTGGATGTACACGGGAGGAGAGGACTGCATGGCTCGCATATGGGATCTTAG GTCAAGAAATCTGCAGTGTCAGAGGATATTCCAGGTCAATGCTCCAATCAACTGTGTATGCCTGCATCCCAACCAG GCAGAGCTGATTGTTGGAGACCAGAGTGGAGTGATTCACATCTGGGACCTCAAGACCGACCACAATGAGCAGCTGATTCCTGAGCCAGAGGTCTCAGTCAACTCAGTTCACATTGACCCAGATGCCAGTTACATGGCAGCGGTCAACAGCTCG GGGAACTGTTATGTGTGGAACCTTGCTGGAGGCATCGGAGACGAGGTGACTCAGCTCATTCCCAAGACTAAGATCCCTGCGCACAAACGTTACTCCCTCCGCTGCAAGTTTAGCCCTGATTCCAC TCTGCTGGCCACCTGCTCGGCAGACCAGACCTGTAAGATCTGGAGGACGTCCAATTTCTCACTGATGACGGAGCTGAGCATCAAGAGCAACAATCCTGGAGAGACGTCCAGAGGCTGGATGTGGGACTGTGCTTTCTCTGGAGACTCCCAGTATATTGTCACTG CGTCCTCAGACAACCTGGCTCGTCTGTGGTGCGTGGAGACCGGGGAGATCAAGAGGGAATACAGCGGCCACCAGAAGGCCGTGGTGTGTCTGGCCTTCAACGACAGCGTGCTGGGCTGA
- the pgp gene encoding glycerol-3-phosphate phosphatase, giving the protein MSGSKCTRLSGALVKQVLDSVDSVLFDCDGVIWRGDQAIPGAPQVINLLKERGKKVFFLTNNSSKTRKMYADKMSTLGFNVKEDEVFGTAYCAAVYLKTVCKLEGKVYLIGSDAMRQELEAVGIQQIGVGPDHISGKQSDWAGVPLDPEVKAVVVGFDEHFSYMKLNRALQYLIQQDCLFVGTNRDTRLPLEGGKAVPGTGCLLQAVETAAQHQAQTVGKPNHFMFDCVASQFGLEAGRCMMVGDRLDTDIMLGSNCGLKTLLTLTGVSTVADAEAHQKSGCAERQGMVPDYFVESIADLLPALQG; this is encoded by the exons ATGTCTGGGTCCAAATGTACTCGGCTGAGCGGAGCGCTGGTGAAACAAGTGCTGGACTCCGTGGACAGCGTATTGTTTGACTGCGACGGGGTCATCTGGCGGGGGGACCAGGCCATCCCCGGCGCTCCTCAGGTCATAAacctgctcaaggaaagggggAAGAAGGTCTTCTTCCTcaccaacaacagcagcaagaCGAGGAAGATGTACGCCGACAAAATGTCCACGCTGGGGTTCAACGTGAAAGAAGACGAGGTGTTCGGGACCGCGTACTGCGCCGCCGTGTACCTTAAGACGGTCTGCAAGCTGGAGGGCAAAGTGTACCTGATCGGGAGCGACGCGATGAGGCAGGAGCTGGAGGCGGTGGGGATCCAGCAGATCGGGGTGGGACCTGACCATATCTCCGGGAAGCAGAGCGACTGGGCCGGCGTGCCCCTGGATCCCGAGGTGAAGGCGGTGGTGGTCGGCTTCGATGAACACTTCAGTTACATGAAGCTGAACAGAGCCTTGCAGTACCTGATCCAGCAGGACTGTCTGTTTGTGGGAACCAACAGGGACACCAGGCTGCCCCTGGAGGGAGGCAAGGCTGTACCAG GGACAGGCTGcctgctgcaggctgtggaGACCGCAGCACAGCACCAGGCCCAGACGGTGGGCAAACCCAACCACTTCATGTTCGACTGCGTGGCCTCCCAGTTCGGCCTGGAGGCCGGCCGCTGCATGATGGTGGGCGACCGCCTCGACACGGACATCATGCTGGGCTCCAACTGCGGCCTGAAGACCCTCCTCACCCTCACGGGGGTCAGCACTGTGGCGGACGCGGAGGCCCATCAGAAGAGCGGCTGCGCGGAGAGGCAGGGGATGGTGCCAGACTATTTCGTGGAGAGCATCGCAGACCTTCTTCCGGCCCTGCAGGGATGA
- the bricd5 gene encoding BRICHOS domain-containing protein 5: protein MVRCWKHSDSRLEEAQCTDGGSAASSQSHFPHKAFWVSLSASLLLVIVALGLTGHLGLSRPHAQSAQIVRITVPDQTGVLINQSAVVDPQKDLVTFSVTSPANQTSTVLFDIKHGLICYKPVDQQSCFLRKMDRSDYDNVRSLLHKSKHEQSQFQLSGNGTQRQTEFLGVLADSQVDVSTLEEPIQALCQDSSVHWTRRAEGPGKQRLVYFCIDICFPSNICVSVCFYYLPE from the exons ATGGTGAGGTGTTGGAAACATTCAGACAGCCGCTTGGAGGAAGCACAGTGCACG GATGGGggctctgctgcctcctcccaGTCCCACTTCCCACACAAGGCATTCTGGGTCAGCCTGTCGgcctctctgctcctggtcaTCGTCGCCCTCGGCTTGACGGGCCATCTGGGGCTGTCCCGGCCTCACGCTCAG TCCGCACAGATTGTCCGGATCACAGTTCCAGATCAGACCGGCGTTCTGATCAACCAGTCAGCGGTTGTGGACCCGCAGAAAGACCTGGTGACCTTTTCTGTGACCTCACCAGCAAATCAGACATCCACTGTGCTCTTTGATATCAAACAT GGTTTGATATGTTACAAACCTGTGGACCAGCAGAGCTGCTTCCTGCGAAAGATGGACAGGTCTGACTACGACAACGTGCGCTCCCTCCTCCACAAGTCCAAACACGAG CAGAGTCAGTTCCAGCTGTCTGGGAACGGGACCCAGAGGCAGACGGAGTTCCTGGGAGTGCTGGCGGACAGTCAGGTGGACGTGTCCACGCTGGAGGAGCCCATCCAGGCTCTGTGTCAGGACAGCTCCGTCCACTGGACCAGGAGGGCCGAGG GCCCAGGCAAACAGAGGCTGGTCTACTTCTGCATCGACATCTGCTTTCCCAGCAAcatctgcgtgtctgtgtgcttctACTACCTACcagagtga
- the meiob gene encoding meiosis-specific with OB domain-containing protein, giving the protein MAAQTSIAISELHPNFSHPKVAGVIIGKTDVKSFPDRKNIGTDRFTFGFTVKDSPDFFINVSAWGNDAYINGLANSFSVGDCVVIENPLVANKDPEKGDRFCPSTPGLYRLLVTEAHSQVCLCADTDTIERLLPLIHLPVKDSRDFYSLGDIVANGERLDGAVINVLAAVKSIGEMKQFTTSDRRKGQRLEVKLFDDSVSSFPLVCWDREAIQLMQTLIPKETVLFIADAKISFDSFRNSMAATVNSKTIITVNPDTREASLLFSYAKEVSESGALDQDEKPEDVAVDSISDVYTVSQLKQKALENPEVFFGIAYSFISKLDLDSSVSKVIRTRCSRCKFQAMEDLQSCTNQLCPGRDQAFSATAGFDLLVDLTDHTGTLHACALRSPVAEKALGCTTEEFSSLTDDQRTAMKWKFLLERCKIYVKILPSNKARSGIRGVVLACSLADPGEVKQHMSALLQRL; this is encoded by the exons atggctGCTCAGACCTCCATTGCAATCTCAGAACTGCATCCCAACTTCTCCCATCCG aaagTGGCTGGTGTCATCATTGGAAAAACTGATGTCAAAAGCTTTCCTGACAGAAAAA ATATTGGTACAGACAGATTCACTTTTGGCTTCACCGTTAAGGACTCACCTGACTTCTTCATTAATGTGAGCGCCTGGGGAAATGATGCATACATCAACGGGCTCGCCAACAGCTTCAGCGTTGGAGACTGTG tggTCATCGAAAATCCTTTAGTTGCCAACAAGGACCCAGAGAAAGGGGACAGATTCTGTCCCTCAACACCAGG CCTTTACAGGCTGCTGGTGACTGAGGCTCATTcccaggtgtgtctgtgtgctgacaCAGACACCATTGAGAGGCTGCTGCCGCTCATCCACCTGCCAGTGAAGGACTCCAGAGATTTCTACTCTCTGGGAGACATTGTGGCCAATGGAGAGAGGCTGGATGGCGCAGTGATAAATGTGCTGGCTGCAGTGAAGTCG ATTGGAGAGATGAAGCAGTTCACCACTTCAGACAGACGCAAAGGGCAGAGGCTGGAAGTGAAGCTCTTTGATGACTCCgtctcttccttccctctcgTCTG CTGGGACAGAGAAGCCATTCAGCTCATGCAAACTTTGATACCGAAGGAGACGG TGCTCTTCATAGCCGATGCGAAGATTAGCTTTGACAGCTTTCGCAACAGCATGGCAGCAACTGTTAACTCGAAAACCATTATCACCGTCAATCCCG ACACCAGAGAGGCCAGCCTGCTGTTCAGCTACGCTAAAGAAGTATCTGAGTCTGGTGCTCTGGATCAAGATGAGAAGCCAGAGGATGTGGCCG tggaCTCCATCAGTGACGTGTACACGGTGAGCCAGCTGAAGCAGAAGGCCCTGGAGAACCCAGAGGTTTTCTTTGGCATCGCATACAGCTTCATCTCCAAGCTTGACCTCGACTCCTCTGTTTCAAAAGTCATCAGGACGCGGTG CTCCAGGTGTAAGTTTCAGGCGATGGAggacctgcagagctgcaccaACCAGTTGTGTCCAGGGAGGGATCAGGCCTTTTCAGCCACCGCAggctttgacctgctggtggacTTGACAGACCACACCGGCACCCTGCATGCCTGCGCGCTCAGGAGCCCAGTGGCAGAAAAAGCACTTGGCTGCACG ACAGAGGAGTTTTCCAGCTTGACTGATGACCAGCGGACTGCAATGAAGTGGAAGTTCCTTTTGGAGAGATGCAAAATATATGTGAAG ATACTTCCCTCCAATAAAGCGAGGAGTGGGATCAGGGGGGTGGTCCTGGCCTGCTCACTGGCTGACCCAGGAGAGGTGAAACAGCACATGTCTGCCCTGCTGCAGCGTCTGTGA
- the zdhhc4 gene encoding palmitoyltransferase ZDHHC4, with protein sequence MDFLTLFAIYVAVVLTCIILVCKYSGQQQTPFSILFNAVGKVVAPFTPKWLQTLSQWTLHRLFHQRNNMFIYLHILLEAAVYAEFSYEVFGFCREMDTTLTSLSVPYILLAIKTFFFYLCVKRDPGTVTKKKVADQLHIYPYDRRLFHPGVSCPTCQLVKPARSKHCRVCNRCVQRFDHHCVWVNNCIGAQNTRYFLLYLFSVCAMAGDIALLTADMLLHAVLRSGLLSASYIDEHGQQQAAGPLFVVQHLFLTFPRIVFMLGFLVFVFFLLAGYALFHSFLALVNQTANEWYKSRGYVCQHCHPTASADHLPAPDHSQRYFYSRGLLRNLGEIFFPPHPVQKKDN encoded by the exons ATGGATTTCCTCACTCTGTTTGCTATCTACGTCGCAGTGGTGCTGACATGTATAATCCTAGTCTGCAAATACTCAGGCCAGCAGCAAACCCCCTTTAGTATCCTCTTCAACGCTGTAGGAAAg GTCGTTGCACCATTTACGCCAAAATGGCTCCAGACGTTGTCACAGTGGACCTTGCACAGACTGTTTCATCAAAG GAACAACATGTTCATCTATCTGCATATCCTGCTCGAGGCTGCTGTGTATGCAGAGTTCAGCTACGAGGTGTTCGGCTTCTGCAGGGAGATGGACACCACCCTGACCAGCCTGTCTGTACCTTACATCCTGTTGGCCATCAAGACCTTCTTCTTCTACCTCTGCGTCAAGAGAGATCCAG GCACGGTGACGAAGAAGAAAGTGGCCGACCAGCTGCACATCTACCCGTATGATaggaggctgtttcatccggGAGTCTCCTGTCCAACCTGCCAGCTTGTCAAACCAGCTCGCTCCAAACACTGCA GGGTCTGCAACAGGTGTGTCCAACGTTTTGATCACCACTGTGTCTGGGTGAACAACTGCATCGGTGCTCAGAACACACGTTACTTCCTGCTTTACCTCTTCAGCGTGTGTGCCATGGCAGGCGACATCGCCCTACTAACAGCAGACATGCTGCTTCATGCTGTACTACGGTCAGGCCTTCTGTCGGCCAGTTATATTGATGAACACggccagcagcaggcagcagggcCTCTGTTTGTCGTACAG CATCTGTTCCTGACTTTCCCTCGCATCGTCTTCATGCTGGGATTTCTggtctttgtcttcttcctgCTGGCGGGTTACGCCCTGTTCCATTCCTTCCTGGCTCTGGTCAACCAGACCGCCAACGAGTGGTACAAAAGTCGAGGTTACGTCTGTCAGCACTGCCACCCAACTGCATCTGCGGATCACTTGCCAGCACCAGACCACTCTCAAAGATACTTCTACAGCAGAGGTCTACTCCGAAACCTGGGAGAGATTTTCTTCCCTCCACACCCTGTTCAGAAAAAAGACAACTGA